In the genome of Cellvibrio sp. KY-YJ-3, one region contains:
- a CDS encoding LysR family transcriptional regulator, translating to MAQDQTPARVVSTENKVTLEQWRALLAVIDAGGYAKAAELLNKSQSAVSYAISQLELALGVKVFQLQGRKAVASAAGELLYRRAKQLLEQAERLEKSAGCLSVQVEPLVKIAADIIIPPARVLQCLAIFAEDFPDTRVEVFESVLSGTEDALLQRQVDLAIGGRVPTGFMGEKLVTVVMHGVSSPDHPLQHLGRPITYEDMRQHRQIIVRDSGQYRRRTEGWQEADQRWTVSHIKTSLDAIRLGLGYAWLPDAYTYEDIAAGRLKYLPVEVGAVREVTTYLTFADRDFAGPATRRLAEILKLHLPTMCGYETGYS from the coding sequence ATGGCACAAGATCAAACCCCGGCGCGGGTGGTCAGCACGGAAAATAAAGTAACTCTGGAGCAATGGCGCGCGTTATTGGCGGTGATCGATGCGGGCGGTTATGCAAAGGCAGCTGAGTTGCTCAATAAAAGCCAATCGGCAGTGTCTTATGCCATATCGCAATTGGAATTGGCGCTGGGAGTAAAGGTTTTCCAATTGCAGGGACGTAAAGCGGTAGCGTCGGCAGCGGGTGAGCTGTTATATCGGCGGGCAAAACAACTATTGGAACAAGCGGAGCGCTTGGAAAAGTCGGCGGGCTGTTTATCTGTGCAAGTCGAGCCTTTGGTTAAAATCGCTGCCGATATCATCATCCCTCCGGCGCGGGTGTTGCAGTGTTTGGCCATTTTTGCAGAGGATTTTCCGGATACACGGGTGGAAGTGTTTGAGTCAGTACTCAGTGGTACCGAGGATGCGTTGCTGCAGCGCCAGGTTGACTTAGCGATTGGCGGACGAGTGCCTACGGGGTTTATGGGGGAAAAATTAGTCACGGTTGTGATGCATGGTGTGTCTAGTCCTGACCACCCGTTACAGCATCTTGGTCGACCTATTACTTATGAAGATATGCGCCAGCATCGACAAATTATCGTGCGCGATTCGGGGCAGTATCGCCGCAGGACTGAAGGTTGGCAGGAGGCTGATCAGCGCTGGACGGTGAGCCATATCAAAACCTCACTTGATGCCATTCGGTTGGGGCTTGGTTATGCCTGGTTACCCGATGCTTACACTTATGAGGATATTGCCGCTGGGCGCTTGAAGTATTTACCGGTTGAGGTAGGTGCGGTGCGCGAGGTGACCACTTACTTGACCTTTGCGGATCGCGATTTCGCCGGACCGGCAACACGCCGGCTGGCGGAAATATTGAAGCTTCATTTACCAACAATGTGTGGTTATGAAACCGGGTATTCATAG